In Streptomyces camelliae, the sequence CGGGAACGTCAGCGCGGAAAACGACCGCTTTCCACCCATTCGTCCCGGCCGATGAGGTGCCGTTCCTGGCGGGTGCGGGCCAGGACGAGCGCGGCGGCGTACAGCGCGAGGACGACGGTGAGAAGCAGGTAATACTCCGGTGGCAATGCGGTCAGACCGAGCGGCGGGCCGAGCGGGGACGGCGGCAGGAGCACGCCGATGACCGCCAGGGCGCCCGCCGTCCAGCCCACCGGGCCGGGCGGGCGGTCCTCGAACAGCCGGCGGCCGGTGCGCAGCAGCAGCATCACCAGGCTCTGGGTGATCAGGTTCTCGGTGAACCAGCCGGAGTGGAACACCGCCTCGTCCTCCCCCGGCCCCCGGCCGTGCAGGGCGAGCGCCAGGACGCCGAAGGTCGCGAGGTCGGCCGCCGCGTTGAGGATGCCGAACCCGGTGATGAAGCGCAGCAGGGCGCGCGGGTCGAGGCGGGCCGGGCGGCGCAGCACGGCCGGGTGGGGGCGGTCGTAGGCGAAGGCGAGCTGCACCGTGTCGAAGCACAGGTTCTGCACCAGCACCTGGGCCGGAAGCATCGGCAGGAAGGGCAGCAGCAGGCCGGCGGCGAGCATCGCGACGACGTTGCCGAGGTTCGACGACAGGGTGATGCGCAGATACGTGGCGATGTTGCCGCCGCTCAGCCGGCCCGCGGCGATGGCGTGGCCGACGGCCGTGAGGTCCTTCTCGGCGAGCACCACGTCGGCGCCCTCGCGGGCCACGTCGGTGGCGTCGCGCGGGGCGATGCCGACGTCGGCCGCCCACAGCGCGGACACGTCGTTGACGCCGTCCCCGAGGAAGCCCACCGTGTGCCCGCCGGTGCGCAGCGCGGCGCTGATCCGCGCCTTGTGTTCCGGGGTGCAGCGGGCGAAGACCGTCGTACGGGCGGCCAGTCGGGCCAGTTCGGCGTCGGTCAGGCTGTCGGTGCGGTCGGCGGTGACCACCGCGTCCGCACCGAGCACGATGCCCAGGTCGCGGCAGGCGCGCGCGGCGGTGCCCGGGTGGTCGCCGGTGAGGATCTTGACGGTGACGCCCCGGTCGGCGAGCGCGGCCAGGGCCGGCGCGGCGGTGGGCGCGAGGGCGTCGCGCAGGGTGACCAAACCCTGGAAGTCCAGGCCGCGTTCGTCGGCCGGGGTGTAGTCGCGCAGCCGGGCCGGGCGTTCGGCGGTGGCGACCGCCAGCACCCGCAGGCCGTCCCGCGCGGCCCGGTCCGCGAGCTCGGTCAGCCGCCGCGTCTCCTCCGGCCGCAGGGCGCAGCGCTCCAGGACGGCTTCCACGGCGCCCTTGACGACAAGGGTGTGCGTGCCCAGCCGGCCGGGGGTGCGCACCACGGCCGTGGACAGCCGGCGCACGGGGTCGAACGGCAGCGCCGCGATCCCGTCGTACGCCATGAGGCCGTCCTCGTCGGCCGCGTCCAGGACCGCCTCGTCCAGGGCGTCGGGCGCGGGCAGTTCGGCCAGTTGCAGGGTCCACCAGGCGTTGACGGCGGCCCAGTGCACCGCCTCGGGGGCGTCCCCGCCGGCCGCGT encodes:
- the mgtA gene encoding magnesium-translocating P-type ATPase encodes the protein MPRIAPAWGEDAGTPVSGAVPEAPAASEPGEAGAATALQVLRRLDTGPRGLTEDEAALRLGRVGANTLPARRDASWPRLLLRGLRDPFTAVLLCLALVSAAVFAWSTACVILVLVVTSSVLRASGEYRADRSMDRLRELVATTSSVLRRAAEDAAPVAREVPVEELVPGDIVQLGPGDLVPADVRLLRARGLTVHQAALTGESVPVAKHAGDVAGPARGAVFEQPQLCFQGSSVATGSATAVVVDTGGRTRFAAAHDRTAGQREASAFDRSVYGISWILIRFMLLTPPLVLMANAALRDRGLETLPFAVAVAVGLTPEMLPVVVTTCLARGAALLARAHGVIVKRLPALHDLGAVDVLCLDKTGTLTQDRPVVERGLDAAGGDAPEAVHWAAVNAWWTLQLAELPAPDALDEAVLDAADEDGLMAYDGIAALPFDPVRRLSTAVVRTPGRLGTHTLVVKGAVEAVLERCALRPEETRRLTELADRAARDGLRVLAVATAERPARLRDYTPADERGLDFQGLVTLRDALAPTAAPALAALADRGVTVKILTGDHPGTAARACRDLGIVLGADAVVTADRTDSLTDAELARLAARTTVFARCTPEHKARISAALRTGGHTVGFLGDGVNDVSALWAADVGIAPRDATDVAREGADVVLAEKDLTAVGHAIAAGRLSGGNIATYLRITLSSNLGNVVAMLAAGLLLPFLPMLPAQVLVQNLCFDTVQLAFAYDRPHPAVLRRPARLDPRALLRFITGFGILNAAADLATFGVLALALHGRGPGEDEAVFHSGWFTENLITQSLVMLLLRTGRRLFEDRPPGPVGWTAGALAVIGVLLPPSPLGPPLGLTALPPEYYLLLTVVLALYAAALVLARTRQERHLIGRDEWVESGRFPR